A single genomic interval of Hevea brasiliensis isolate MT/VB/25A 57/8 chromosome 4, ASM3005281v1, whole genome shotgun sequence harbors:
- the LOC110663382 gene encoding DDT domain-containing protein DDR4 → MAGGCRTNSPAVKKTAVDEKVPDKDYIGEDSVIVVDDSSLESEIAELRGRWELASVFNFLSVFEPLIGSDLKLTAEEIETGLVTPNGSLAQLHIKLLKGIPPVSKTLNGSDAWVTVLCKKIALWWPWVAEGEMPLTVANGKEISRYKELDPTDRLRILKALCEIRADQDDAVSYINETLKNGTEISCFRKDKIGEDGNITSYWCDGSAVIGHRLYKEVKKTEPKSKMKGKASNNLPSTSLQWETLATNLKEFREVVDELSSSKVAGEIAVGKTIETNFLPVVEKFQKKKERALKQKQRQERLLNDFRSYETGITRTCRSHRSISYTFDEYDRAIDEAIEISKKRKKEQRNEKKHSKLEKLGSDGADLRERHFENGDSEVGTDSKDENIKNSDSETQSDRIQQDTDGDGDGDDDDDDDDDYDCKSSNNEDGNESGKSGEEKDILSDRNCSQKPAGTRWSKRLAGVMNNPVTEIRNLATKNRLRQRLTHNSAVDPIVLDSEDENFSENTNG, encoded by the exons GATTCGTCTTTGGAATCGGAAATCGCGGAGCTTCGTGGACGATGGGAACTGGCGTCTGTTTTCAATTTCTTGAGC GTTTTCGAGCCACTTATTGGTAGTGATTTGAAATTGACAGCAGAGGAGATCGAGACTGGTCTTGTTACGCCCAACGGTTCGCTTGCTCAACTTCACATTAAGTTATTGAAG GGGATACCACCTGTGAGTAAAACATTGAATGGCTCTGATGCATGGGTGACTGTACTTTGTAAGAAAATTGCTCTATGGTGGCCATGG GTTGCTGAAGGCGAGATGCCCTTGACTGTAGCCAATGG AAAGGAGATATCCAGATACAAGGAACTAGATCCAACAGATCGTTTACGAATTCTGAAAGCGCTTTGCGAAATCCGTGCTGAT CAAGATGATGCTGTGTCATATATTAATGAGACTTTGAAAAATGGAACTGAAATTTCCTGTTTCCGCAAAGATAAGATTGGGGAAGATGGAAATATAACTTCTTACTG GTGTGATGGAAGTGCAGTCATTGGCCATAGATTGTACAAGGAAGTAAAGAAGACTGAGCCGAAGTCAAAAATGAAAGGGAAAGCATCAAATAATCTACCATCTACCTCTCTTCAATGGGAAACCTTAGCAACCAATCTTAAGGAATTTCGAGAAGTTGtg GATGAACTTTCATCTAGCAAGGTTGCGGGAGAAATTGCTGTTGGCAAAACTATTGAAACCAATTTTCTCCCTGTTGTTGAGAAATTTCAGAAG AAGAAAGAAAGGGCACTCAAACAAAAACAAAGGCAAGAAAGGCTCCTCAATGATTTTAGATCCTATGAGACTGGGATTACTCGTACCTGTCGCAGTCATAGGTCTATCAGTTACACATTTG ATGAGTATGATCGTGCAATTGATGAGGCTATAGAAATATCAAA gaaaaggaagaaagagcAAAGGAACGAGAAGAAGCATAGTAAGCTGGAAAAATTGGGATCTGATGGTGCAGACTTGAGAGAAAGACATTTTGAAAATGGTGATTCAGAGGTGGGTACAGACTCAAAAgatgaaaatattaaaaactcGGACAGTGAAACTCAAAGTGATAGGATTCAACAAGATACTGATGGTGATGGTGATGGTGATGATGACGACGACGATGATGATGATTATGACTGCAAAAGCAGTAATAATGAAGATGGCAATGAGTCTGGCAAATCTGGTGAGGAAAAGGACATTCTTAGTGACAGGAACTGTTCTCAGAAGCCTGCTGGGACACGATGGAGTAAAAGGCTGGCTGGAGTTATGAACAATCCTGTTACGGAAATCAGAAACTTGGCTACAAAGAATAGGTTGAGGCAAAGACTGACTCATAACTCTGCTGTCGATCCTATTGTGCTTGATTCAGAGGATGAAAACTTCTCAGAAAACACAAATGGTTAG